The Mycolicibacterium aurum genome segment TTGACGAGTTCGTCGGCGTCGATACCGACGGCCAGGATCTCGCGGGTGAACTTCGCCGCTTCGGCGTCGGCGCGCAGAAACACCTCGGCGTCCGGATCGTCGACCCTGGGCAACCCCATCGCCCGCTGAATTCGCTCGAACAACTCGAGATCGACGCCGGCCTTGCGCGCGGCCTGCCGGGCCGACACGTAGATGCCGTCGTCACCGATGACGCGTCGAGACCCCAGCAGCATCGGTGCCGGGGTACCGCGGATCTGCTCGACGCCGACGCCTCGTGCCAGAAGCCAGCGGATCAGCTCGGCACGCTCGGCGCGCGCTTCTCCGTCAAGGCCGTCCAGCAGCCCGGATGCTTCGAGATCGACGTCGTCGGCCACGTGCCCAACGTATACGGTCGCCAGATGACGTCGGCAACGCTGGAGAGCTTCCCGCCGCTCGTCGCCGCAGGCGCGCGGATTCTCATCCTCGGCAACATGCCCGGCGTCGCATCACTCGAGGCGCGGCAGTACTACGCGCACCCGCGCAACGCCTTCTGGCCCATCACCGGCGCACTGTTCGGCGTCGATCCCGGCGCGCCCTACAGCGCGCGCGTCGCCGCGCTGACGGCAGCGGGGGTCGCGGTGTGGGATGTACTGAAGCACTGCCGCCGGATCGGCAGCCTGGATGCCTCCGTAGAACCAGACAGCATGGTGCCCAACGACTTCGACGCGTTTTTCGCGGCCCATCCCGGAATCACACATGTCTACTTCAACGGCGCCGCGGCGGAGAAGAACTACCGTCGCCTGGTCATCGCAGGTGGCGCGCTATGCTACCGCCGGCTGCCGTCGACCAGTCCGGCGCACACCGCGCGGTACGACGCCAAACTGGCCGCGTGGCGGCAGATCACGTCCGACGCTGCCCGTACGTAGCGGCATACTCCCCCGGCGTGCATCCGAGCATCGCGCGAAAGTCGTTGATGAAGTGCGCCTGGTCATACCACCCCAGCCGGATCGCGAGATCGGCGTGGTCGACACCCGGGTCGGTCTCGATCGCCAGCGCGGCGTTCTGCAGCCGGTACCGGCACAGCACCCACTTCACGGGCACCCCGACGTAACGCCGGAACACCCGCTGTGTGGTGCGCGCGCTCCACGGCGAGTGGCTCATCACCTGATCGACGCGATGGACGCCGGCGTCGTCGCGGATCCGGTCGACCAGGCGCGTCAGTGCAACATAGCTGCCGTCGGGTTGACCGCCCTGCCCGATCAGGCGGTCCAGCCGCGAGGCCGCGGCATCGACGTCGTCGGGAAAACGAACGGGCACCCCGAAAAGGCCCTCGTCCACCGGCACGATGCGACCGGTCATCGCCGACGCGTCACCGCCGAACCTCGCGGTGTAGCCCCCGGGCAGAAAACGTGCCCCGACCACCCACCCGCGCTCGCGGATCGTGGTCCGGAACACCCGCTCGACGACCCCGTGCACGAGCGTGGAGGGCAGCGGAAAGCCGTGTCTGACACCGTCATCGCCCCACTCGTGGGTCAGATGCATCGCCGGGAACGTGATGACGGCGCTGTCGAACGGCTCCTGCCCCCGCAGGTCCCAGGTGACGGACCAGAAGTACTCGACGTACCGCGCGGTGTCCCCGACGGCGGGCATGCGTGTCAGGTCGAAGGCGGACGTGCTGGCCGGGCGCCCGACCACCCCGCGCAGCGGCTCGCCGCCTGTCGCGTTTTTCCAAGCGCCCACCGTGACAAGGCTACGAAACTCGGGGGCATGACTGATGCACCCATCCCCGCCGGATACACCAGCCTGACCCCGTTCCTGTGCGTCGACGGCGCAGCGGCGGCGGTCGACTTCTACGCCACGGTGTTCGGCGCCACCGTGGTCGAGAAGATGGACGGCCCCGACGGCACCGTCGCCCACGCCGAGCTGGATTTCGGCTCCGGCCGCCTGCAACTCGGCGACCCCGCCGACGCCTACAAGATCGCCGCGCCCGACGCAGGCGCGGACGTCGTCACCCATTCGATCGCGCTGTACTGCGGTGACGTCGACGACGTCGTGGCCAAGGCCGAGAAGGCCGGCGCGACTGTCCGGGAGGCGCCGCAGGATTTCCCGACCGGTGACCGGTTCGCGTCCCTGCGCGACCCGTTCGGGATCCGGTGGACGGTGATGACGCGCGTCGAGGACGTCACCGCCGAGGAGCGGGACCGGCGGCTGAGCGAATGGGCTGCGCAGAACGTGAACTAGCGTGGCGGCATGTCCTGCGTGTTCTGCGCCATCGTCGCCGGTGACGCCCCTGCCATCCGGATCTACGAGGACGACGACTTCCTCGCTCTCCTCGACATCCGACCCTTCACCAGGGGCCACACCCTCGTGATCCCCAAGGTCCACACCGTCGACCTCACCGACACGCCCGGAGAGACCGTGGCGCAGATGGCCGTCATCGGCCAGCGCATCGCCAAGGCGGCACGCGCGTCGGGCCTGCACGCCGACGGCAACAACATCGCCATCAACGACGGCAAGTCCGCGTTCCAGTCGGTGTTCCACATCCACCTGCATGTGGTCCCCCGCCGCGACGGCGACAAGCTGTCGTTCGCCAAGGGGATGCTGGTGCGCCGGGACTCCGACCGCGAGGAAACCGGACGGCTGCTGCGCGAGGCACTGGCGCATGTGGACAGCGCGGAGAAGGATTGAGCGCATGGGCGTTGCACTGTGGCTTGAGCAGAATGTCGGCTACCGGATATTGATGCTCCACGACAAGCTGTACAAGAGCACCGGCGGGCGCATCGGCCACCGCATTCCCCTGCCCGGCGTCGCCCCCAGCCTCCTGCTGCATACCGTGGGGGCCAAAACCGGCCGGCAGCGGACGAACACGCTGTCGTACTTCCCCGACGGCGGCAGCTACTACGTCGTCGCGTCCAAGGGCGGGGACCCTAAAGCGCCGGGCTGGTACCACAACCTCAAAGCCAACCCTGACGTCGAAATCAACCTCGGCCCACAGCGTCTGGCCGTCACAGCCACGCCCTTGCTGCCTGGCGACCCTGACTATGCGCGGCTGTGGACGCTGGTCAACGAGGGCAACTCGCACCGCTACGAGGGCTACCAGAAGCGGACCACACGGCCCATTCCGGTGGTGCGGCTGACGCCGAAGGCCTAGAACAGCTCCTTGGCCAACAGCTCCAGCGTGGTTTCGCGGGCCGGCGAGGTGGCCGGGTCGACTCCGCGGTAGGCCGCGGCCACCGGGTGCACCATCACTTCGTCGACACCGAAGTGCTCTGCGAGGTCACGCACCTGGTCGGCGGCCTCCGCCGGCGACCCGACGACGGCCTGACGCACACCGGCCTCGATGACGGCCTGGGCCCGCGGCCCGAGGTCCAGCGCTTCGGCGTCCTCGACGAGGTCGAGCGCCACCAGCGGCTGCCCGGTGCGCAACCGCGCCATCATCTGCAGGTTCGGCAGCAGCAGACGCATTGCCTCGTCGTGGGTTTCGGCGACGACCGCGTTGACGGTCAGGAACGTCACGGGTTCGGGTGTCAGCTCACTGGGCACGAAGTTGTCGCGGTAGTACTGCAGCGCCTCTTCGGTGCCCTGCCCGGCGAAGTGATGCGCGAAGACGTAGGGCAGCCCCTTGGCCGCAGCAAGGCGCGCCGAGTACATCGACGAGCCCAGCAGCCAGAGCCTCGGTTCGGTGACCGCGGCGGGCGTGGCCTTGAGGATGTAGTTGTCGCGCATCAGGTCGCGGGGCAGCGGCACCCGCACGCCCTTGCTGCTCATCAGCGCCATGACGTCGTCGAGGTACTCGGGGAACTGCTCGATGTCGCGGTCGTCGCGTCCCGCAGGCCCGCGCAGCGCCATCGACGTGACCGGATCCGAGCCAGGCGCCCGTCCGATGCCCAGATCGATGCGCCCGGGGTGCGCGGCCTCCAGAAGTGCGAACTGCTCGGCGACGGCCAGAGGTGCGTGGTTGGGCAGCATCACGCCGCCGGAGCCCAGCCGCAGCGACGACGTGTGCGCGGCGAGGTGAGCGATCAGCACGGGCGGGCTGGTGGCCGCGACCGCGGGCATGTTGTGGTGCTCGGCGATCCAGTACCGGGTGTATCCGAGCCGGTCGGCGGCCTGCGCCAGCAACGTGGTGGCGGCCAGCGCATCGGAGGTGCTCTGGTCGGAGCGCACGGGGACGAGATCGAGGACAGAAAGACGCATTGACAGTGCAACGCCTCGGGGCCGCGATCCGTTCCCGGTTTCGGCGTGGTTGCCGTCGCTCATGGGCAACCGTCAGGCCGACATCGCGCGGGCGGTCGCGAAGATGTCGTCCATCATCGCGGGGGTGAGCCTGCCGGTGAAGGTGTTCTGCTGGCTGGGGTGGAAACAGCCGAGCAATTCGACGTCACCGCGCGGCGTCGTCAGCGTGGCGGTCGCACCGTGGCCGAATTTCGGCGCGGGTGTGCCCACCGACCCGCCGTTCCTGCGGACCAGTGCCAGGGCCACCTGCCACGCGAACCCTCCCAACGCGACGATGACGCGCACGTCGGCGCCGGTCAACCGCCACTCCGCGTCCAGCCACGGGGCACAGGCCGTCCGCTCCGCAGGCGTCGGCGCATTCTCCGGCGGCGCGCACCGCACCGCGGCGGCCACCCGAATGTCGTTGAGCTGCAAGCCGTCTGCGCTGTCGGTGCAGGTGGCCTGGTTCGCCAGCCCGCTGCGGTGCAGCGAGGCGAACAGGAAATCACCCGAGCGGTCGCCGGTGAACACCCTGCCGGTGCGGTTGGCGCCGTGTGCCGCGGGTGCCAGCCCGACGACCAGAATCCGGGGCTGCTCCGAGCCGAAGCCGGGCGCCGGCCTGCCCCAGTAAGGCTGGTCGGCGTAGGACTTGCGCTTGACCGCTGCAGCCTCCTCACGCCACTGCACCAACCGCGGGCACGCACGGCACACCGACACCTCGGCGTCGAGCTGCTTGAGACTTCTGGCCGATGCCGCCATCTCGGTCACCTCCGCGGGCGTCGCCGCCACCGCGGTGCGTCGCGTCGCCGGATCACCGGGCCAACCGCTGCCCGGCCGCACCGGGGTGTCGAACGCACCGCCGATGCGTGGGTGCGGCAGCTGAGGGCGGGACCGACTCACCATTCGTTACCAAGAAGCACGGTTCATCGTTACCACGAAACGCCGTTTCCCTCAGTCGAAGACCGACGCCGCTGGCTCACCATTGAGCGCGGAGGGTTTTCGATTGGGGACACACATGCGGCGAGCAAAAGCAGCAATTCTCGGCATCTGCATCCTGGTCACCGGGTGCGGCAACATCAGTAGCGCGGACACGGCGCCGCCGCCGAGCCGCACGTTGATCCCGCGGCCGCTGGTGGAACGGGAGCTGGGTGAATTGCTCGTGGCCCCCGAACAGGTGGCTGCGGCGATGGGGGTGCCGGCGATGACGGCCATCGAGGCACAGACCTCGATGTCGGACAACAGCGCGATCATGGCACCGCCGGAATGCCTGGCGATCGACGGCGCCGCCGAACTGCAGGTCTACGCCAACAGCGGCTACCTGGCCGAACGCGATCAGAGCCTCAACGACGGCGAAGGCTGGAAAACCTACGTGAAGCAGTCGGTCGTGCTGTTTCCGTATCTGGAGAAGGCCGCCGAGTTCTTCGACGCCTCCGTCGAGCAGTGGCCCTCGTGCCATGAGTACTCCCACACGCAGAGCGGTTCACAGTGGTCGGTCGGCGAGATCGTCACCGCGGACCGCACGCTGAGCACCGTCGCCACCCAACGGGATGCGGCGGCTCCGGGCTGGGGATGCGGGCGCGCGCTGGTGCAGCGCAACAACGTGATCGTCGACGTCAACACGTGTAGCGCCAACCCGGCCGGGTCGGCGTTGACCATCGCCCAGCAGGTTGCCGCCAACGTCGACGCGCACTGGTAGGGCCGGACAGCCGGAAACGAAAAGAGGTCGTTCCGCCGCCGCCCGCGCTGCTACATTCGCCGCGATATCCCATGACGCAACCGACGGCGACCGCGGGCAGACGCACCCCGCTGCTCCTGATCATGTTCGCGGCGCTGATGGCCGGTGCGGGCAACGGCATCTCGATCGTCGCGTTCCCGTGGCTGGTGCTGCAGCGCAACGGCTCAGCCCTCGATGCCTCGATCGTCGCGATGGCGGGCACGCTGCCCCTGCTGGCCGCGACCGTGCTCGCCGGGGCCGCCGTGGATTTCCTGGGCCGCAGGCGGGTCTCGATGATCTCCGACACGCTGTCGGCCCTGTCCGTGGCCGCGGTGCCGGTGCTCGCGCTGATATTCGGGGCGCACGTGATCAACGTCGCGGTACTGGCCGGGCTGGCGGCGCTCGGCGCGTTCTTCGATCCGGCGGGGATGACAGCGCGGGAGACGATGCTGCCGGAGGCCGCCCAGCGCGCCGGCTGGACACTCGACCACGCGAACTCGGTCTACGAAGCCATCTTCAACCTGGCCTACATCGTCGGTCCCGGCATCGGCGGACTGCTGATCGCGACCCTCGGCGGCATCGACACCATGTGGGTGACCGCCGGTGCGTTCGTCCTGTCGATCGTCGCGATCGGCGTGCTTCGACTGGAGGGCGCGGGCAAGCCCGACCCGTCGGCGATGTCCGCCGGTGTATGGGCGGGGATCGTCGAAGGTCTGCGCTTCGTGTGGAACTCCAAGGTGCTGCGGACGTTGGCGTTCGTGGATCTGGCGGCGACCGGGCTGTACATGCCGATGGAAAGCGTGCTGTTCCCGAAGTACTTCACCGACCGCAACGAGCCCGCGCAGCTCGGCTGGGTGTTGATGGCGCTGAGTATCGGCGGCCTGGTCGGTGCGCTCGGGTATGCCGTGATGTCGAAGTACATGAAGCGACGCACCGTCATGCTGACCGCCGTGCTGACCCTGGGGGTGGCGATGACGGTGATCGCGTTCCTACCGCCGCTGCCCGTCATCCTGCTGCTGTGCGTGGTCGTCGGCTTCGTCTACGGACCGATCGCACCGATCTACAACTACGTGATGCAGACCCGCGCGCCGCAGCATCTGCGCGGACGCGTGGTCGGGGTGATGGGGTCGCTGGCGTACGCCGCGGGCCCGCTCGGGCTGATCCTGGCCGGCCCGCTCGCCGACGCCAGCGGGTTGCACGCCACATTCCTGGCGCTGTCGCTGCCGATGCTGGCCCTTGGTGTCGCGGCGGTGTTCATGCCTGCGCTACGGGACCTGGACAGCCCGCCGGGCGACGGGGCTAGAGCGGACTCAGGTATTCCTTGAGGAACCGGCCGACGGCGCGCAACCAGCGGCGGCGGGCGGTCTGCGACATGTCCTCGACCAGATCGAGATCGGCGATGACGTAACCGCCGTCGGCCCGGTACCACATACCGGCCATACACAATTCGATGGCCGCCATCGTCGTCACCCGTCCGGGTGCGATCGCGTCGAGGCGATCATCCGGCACGAACGCCGGGTACGTCGATCCGATCCGGTCCGCGACGGCGCGCACATGGATCTCCAGCGCGAGGGTCGACAACAGCGCCGACCGCTCCCTGTTCTGCAATGTCTTCATCTGGGCGAAGACCACACTGTCCCGCATGCCACGAAGAATAGCCGTAACACGGCCGTAACATGAATTTGCCCGCCCTACACTGGCGTTGTGCAGCAGCTGGCGAGCCTGATCACCGAATTGCCCGACGGCACCGTCGTCACCGATCCGGACATCCTGGAGTCCTACCGGTTCGACCGGGCGGCCGATCCGGGTGCCGGCACCCCGATCGCCGTCGTCCGGCCGCGCCGCACCGAAGAGGTCCAGGCGGTACTGCGGTGGGCCACCACCCACCGGATCGCCGTGGTGCCACGTGGCATGGGCACCGGATTATCCGGTGGCGCAACAGCACTCGATGGCGGCATCGTGCTGAGCACCGAGAAGATGCGCGACATCTCGGTGGACCCGATCACCCGCACCGCCGTCGTCCAGCCCGGCCTGCTCAACGCCGAGGTGAAGAAGGCCGTCGCCGAGTACGGCCTGTGGTACCCGCCCGACCCGTCGTCGTATGAGATCTGCAGCATCGGCGGCAACATCGCCACCAATGCCGGCGGGCTGTGCTGCGTGAAGTACGGGGTCACCACCGATTACGTGCTGGGGCTGCAGGTGGTGCTGGCTGACGGCACCGCGGTGCGGCTCGGCGGCCCGCGGCTCAAAGACGTCGCCGGGCTGTCGCTGACCAAGCTCTTCGTCGGCAGCGAGGGCACCCTCGGCGTGGTCACGGAGGTCACCCTGAAGCTCTTGCCCGCCCAGACCGGTGCGTGCACCGTCGTCGCGACGTTCGACTCCGTCGAGGACGCCGCCAACGCCGTCGTCGCGATCACCGGCAAGATCCGGCCGTCGATGCTGGAGTTCATGGACTCGGCGGCGATCAACGCCGTCGAGGACAAGTTGAAGATGGGGCTGGACCGCCACGCCGCCGCCATGATGGTCGCCGCGTCCGACGATCGAGGTCCGGCCGGCGCGCAGGATGCCGAGTTCATGGCTGCGGTGTTCACCGAACACGCTGCGAAGGAAGTCTTTTCGACGTCCGACCCCGAGGAAGGTGAGGCGTTTGTCGCCGCCCGCCGCTTCGCGATCCCCGCGGTGGAGGCCAAGGGCTCACTCCTACTCGAGGACGTCGGGGTTCCCCTGCCCGCGCTGGCCGAACTCGTCGCAGGGGTGGGCAAGATCGCGGCCAACCGGGACGTGATGATCTCGGTGATCGCCCACGCCGGGGACGGAAACACCCACCCGCTGATCGTGTTCGACCCCGCCGACGCCGACATGGAGCAGCGGGCCCAACAGGCTTTCGGCGAGATCATGGACCTCGCGGTCGGGCTGGGCGGGACGATCACCGGCGAGCACGGCGTCGGGCGGCTCAAACGCCCGTGGCTGGCCGGTCAGCTGGGTCCGGAGGCGATGGAACTGAACCGGCGGATCAAGACCGCGCTCGACCCGGACGGGATCCTCAACCCCGGCGCGGCGATCTGACGCCGATCTCCGGCGAGGTCACCCTCCATCGCGTCACCACGCGACATCATTGACATCTTCCGTCAGTTGTCCTACGAATAAGACATGATCGCAGTTTTGTCTCAGGAGTTGCCCGCCCGGTTCGAACTGGCCGACGCGTCGACCTGGGCCGACCCGTGGCCGATGTACCGGTCGCTGCGCGATCACGACCCCGTGCACCACGTCGTGCCGGCCGACAAGCCCGACCATGACTACTACGTGCTGTCCCGGCACGCCGATATCTGGGCCGCCGCGCGGGACCACCAGACGTTCTCGTCGGCGCAGGGCCTGACCGTCAACTACGGCGAGCTGGACCTCATCGGGCTCGCCGACAACCCGCCGATGGTGATGCAGGATCCGCCCGTGCACACCGAGTTCCGCAAGCTGGTGGCCCGCGGATTCACCCCTCGGCAGGTGGAGGCCGTCGAGCCCAAGGTCCGCGAGTACGTGATCGAGCGGATCGACGCGCTACGGGCCAACGGTGGCGGCGACATCGTCGCCGAACTCTTCAAGCCGCTGCCGTCGATGGTCGTGGCGCACTACCTCGGCGTACCCGAGGCCGACCGCGGCAAGTTCGACGGCTGGACCGACGCGATCGTCGCCGCCAACACCGCCGAAGGTGGAATCGGTGGAGCGCTCGGGACTGTCGGCGATGCGCTGGGCGAGATGATGGCGTACTTCACCGCGCTCATCGAACTCCGCAGGGCCGAACCCGAGGATGACACGGTGTCCCATCTGGTGGCCGCAGGTGTCGGCGCCGACGGCGATGTCGCCGGGGTGCTGTCGGTGCTGGCGTTCACGTTCACAATGGTCACCGGCGGCAACGACACCACCACCGGCATGCTCGGCGGCGCCGTCCAACTACTGCACCAGCGGCCGGATCAACGGCAATTGCTGGTGCGCGACCCCGGGCTGATCGGCGACGCCGTCGACGAGCTCCTGCGATTGACGTCGCCGGTACAGATGTTGGGGCGCACGGTGACCCGGGACGTCACGATCGGCGACACCCGGATTCCCGAGGGCCGCCGGGCGATGCTCCTGTACGGGTCGGGCAACCGGGACGAGCGCCACTACGGCGACGACGCGGGCGAGCTCGACATCACCCGCAAGCCGCGGAACATCCTGACCTTCAGCCACGGCGCACACCACTGCCTCGGCGCGGCTGCGGCGCGAATGCAGTCGCGGGTCGCGCTGACCGAATTACTCTCCCGCATTCCGGATTTCGAGGTCGACGAATCCGGGATCACCTGGGCCGGCGGCAGCTACGTGCGCCGGCCGGTGTCGGTGCCGTTCCGGGTGACGCACTGATGGCGGGCGACTGGCTGGCGGGACGCCGCACCGAGGTGGCCGCCGACCGCATTCTGGACGCGGCGGGTGAGCTGTTCGCCGCCCAGCCCGCCGCCACGGTCGGCATGCACGAGATCGCCGCGGCAGCAGGCTGTTCCCGCGCAACCCTGTACCGGTACTTCGAGAACCGGGAAGCGCTGTACACGGCGTACGTGCACCGGGAGAGCTACCGGCTCTACCGCGAGATGACCGAGCAGATCATGTCGTTCGACGATCCGCGAGAGCGGCTGATCGAAGGCATGGTGTCGTCCCTGCGCAACGTGCGTGAAAGTCCGGCACTGGCATCGTGGTTCGCCACCGCCCAACGGCCCATCGGCGCGGAGATGGCCGAGGAGTCCGAGGTAATCAAGGCCTTGACGGAGGCGTTCGTCATCTCCCTCGGGCCTGACGACGCCGACCTGGTCGCCCATCGCGCGCGCTGGCTGGTGCGCGTCATGACCTCGCTGATGTTGTTCCCCGGCCACGACGAAGCCGACGAGCGCAGCATGCTCGAAGAGTTCGTCGTCCCGATCGTGCTACCGAAGCGCTCGGCCGATCACGGCGCGCAGTGAGTCTGCGCCCTACTGCCGGGCCATCGAGATGGTCATCTTGTCCTGCGGCGTGATGAGGTGGTCGTGGGCGTCGTCACCGACGTCGATCCTCACCCAGTCGATGGTGCCCGTGAAGCGATTGCCGTGCGGGCCATAGTCCGGTGAGGTCGGCGAGCCGGTGTCGGACCCGACGTCGCAGGCCTCGTCGGCGGAGAACGCCATCGGTTCGGTCCGCTCGACTCGCCCTGTCCCGACGGGCTTTCCGTCGCAATAGAGCGTGACAGTGCCACCTTTGGCCAAACCGCCGCCGTCGTAAGCGAATTCGAAGCCGACGTGATGCTGCCCCGGCGGAATCGGTTGATCGGCCGTGACGTAGTAGTAGTCGATGCCGAAGAAGTTGTAGCAGTACTTCAGCCGGTTCTCGTGGGTGTACAGGCACCAGCCGCCCACGCCGCCACCCTGGCTGACGATGACACCCTTGGCGCCGTCATCCGGAACCGAGATCATCGCCGTCACCGAATGCGAGCGGTTCTTGATGTTCAGCACGCAGTTCTCCAGCAGCCGCATGCCGGAGAACAGCATCTGCGTGGTTCCCTTGATCAACTGCGGCCTGCCGGCGATGCCGGAATCGAAACGCTCGAACGAGCGATCGTCGATCGGCACCACGTTGTACTTGACCGCCTCGATCAGCCAAAGTCGTTGCAGGTCAGCGAGCTTCTCGGGATGCTCGGCCGCGAGGTCGTGGGCCTGCGTCCAGTCGTCGGGGGCGTAGAGCTCCCAGACGTCCTCCTCGAGGGTCGGATGCTGGACGAGCCACGGCGTGCGATGCTTGGTGACCGCGGTCCAGCCCTTGTGGTAGATGCCCCGGTTGCCGAACATCTCGAAGTACTGCACGGTGTGCGTTTCCTCCGCGTCGCGGCTGCGCAACGTGGGCATCATGCTGACCCCCTCGAGCGGGGCCTGCTGGATGCTGTTCACCACCGTGGGGGCAGGCAGGTTCGCGGCCTCGAGGATCGTCGGCACCACGTCGATGACGTGGTGGAACTGATCGCGTGTCTCACCTTTGGCCGTAATCCCTTTCGGCCAGTGGACGATTGTCCCGTTACGCGTGCCACCCCAGTGGGACGCGACCTGCTTGGTCCACTGATACGGTCCGCACAGCGCGTGCGCCCACCCGACGGCGTAGTGGTTGTACGCGGCGGGGGTCCCGAAGTCGTCGATCTTCGACAGCAGGAACTCCGTGGTCTCGATGCCCGCCAGGCCGTTCAGTGTGCACATCTCGTTGAAACAGCCGTTCGGCGTGCCTTCGGCCGACGCACCGTTGTCGCCGATGATGTAGTAGATCAGCGTGTTGTCGAGGACCCCGAGATCGTCGATCGCGTCGACCACCCGGCCGACCTCGTAGTCGGTCTGCTCGAGGAAGCCGGCGTAGATCTCCATCTGCCGGGCGAGCACAGGTTTCAGTTCGGCGGGCATGTCGTCCCACGCCGGGATCTCGTCGTGGCGTGCGGTCAACTCCGCATTCTCGGGGACGACGCCCAGCGCTTTCTGCTTGGGCAGCATGGTCTCCCGCAGGACGTCCCACCCGTCGTCGAACTTGCCGCGGTACTTGTCCGACCACTCCTTGGGCACATGGTGGGGCGCGTGCGTGGCGCCCGGCGCGAAGTACATGAAGAACGGCTTGTCCGGTGCCAATGCCTTCTGCTGGCGTACCCAGGTGATCGCGCGATCGGCCAGATCCTCGGTGAGCGTGTAGCCCTCCTCCGGCGTCTTCTCCGGTTCGACAGGTGTGGTGCCCTCGTACAGGCCCGGGTAGTACTGGTTGGCTTCTCCCCCGATGAATCCGTAGAAGTGCTCGAAGCCAGATCCCGTGGGCCACTGCCCGAACGGCCCGACCGGTGAGACCTCCCACACCGGCACCTCGTGGCACTTGCCGAACTGGCTGGTCGAGTACCCGTTCAGGCGCAGCGTTTCGGCAACGGGAGCTTTGTCCTTCGGCCGGATGCTGGAGTAGCCCGGCGCCGATGTGGCGATCTCGGTGACCCCACCCATCCCTACCGAGTGATGATTGCGCCCGGTCAGCAGAGCCTGACGGGTGGGCGAGCACAGGGCCGTGGTGTGGAACCTGTTGAGCTTCACACCATTGGCCGCGAGCCGCTCCGCGGTCGGCGTATTGCACGGACCGCCGAAGGCCGAGCTGGCGCCGAAGCCCACGTCGTCGAGGAGAACGATCAGGATATTGGGAGCGCCTTCGGGCGGCCGCAGCATCGTGATGGGCGGATACGTGGTATCGGGATCTCTGGCGTCGTAGGTGGTCAACCCGACGTGCTGCGGGTCAGGAATCGGAAGAATGTTGCGCGCGACATCATTCGAACCTGCTGACGTTGGACCCTGAGCTGATGATTCAGACAAGGCTGTCCTCTCGACCTGAGAGCCACACTTCTTGGGCTCTGCGGAGGCAAGAATAGGCCGTGCACTCACCGAGTGCCGGATATTGACACGGTCGACGATCACACGTCACCGCGTCGTCACCGTCCCGCTACGCCACCCAGTAGGCCTGCGCCTTGACCGACTTTCGCGGAATCTTGAAGTCCTCCCGCAACACCTTGGCGACCTCGCGTGTGGTGCGGTTGTCGCACGCCACCCAACCGAAGTGGTCGGACGCATCGAAGGCGGCCGAGCCGACCGCCGCGACCAGCGCGGCACCGGCGTCCTCACGCTCCACCCACGTCACGTCGGCACTGCGGCGCACCGGCAGCTGCCTGTCGTCGTCGTGCGCAGCTTCGAGGAAGATCTGCGCAGGCGTATCACCGATGGCGTCGAGCAGCGAGTTGATGGCCGGCAGCGAGGCCGTGTCACCCACGATCACGTAACCGGCCGGCGCCGGCTCCGGCAGCGAGAAGTTGCTGCCGAGCACCGTGGCCTCGATCGTGTCCCCGGGCTCGGCCAGCTGCGCCCAGCGCGACGCGATGCCGTCGTGCAAGGCGAACTCGACGTCGACCGTGCCGTTGGCGGGATCGGGGTCGACCAGCGTGTATCCCCGCTGGT includes the following:
- a CDS encoding MFS transporter yields the protein MTQPTATAGRRTPLLLIMFAALMAGAGNGISIVAFPWLVLQRNGSALDASIVAMAGTLPLLAATVLAGAAVDFLGRRRVSMISDTLSALSVAAVPVLALIFGAHVINVAVLAGLAALGAFFDPAGMTARETMLPEAAQRAGWTLDHANSVYEAIFNLAYIVGPGIGGLLIATLGGIDTMWVTAGAFVLSIVAIGVLRLEGAGKPDPSAMSAGVWAGIVEGLRFVWNSKVLRTLAFVDLAATGLYMPMESVLFPKYFTDRNEPAQLGWVLMALSIGGLVGALGYAVMSKYMKRRTVMLTAVLTLGVAMTVIAFLPPLPVILLLCVVVGFVYGPIAPIYNYVMQTRAPQHLRGRVVGVMGSLAYAAGPLGLILAGPLADASGLHATFLALSLPMLALGVAAVFMPALRDLDSPPGDGARADSGIP
- a CDS encoding FAD-binding oxidoreductase, with amino-acid sequence MQQLASLITELPDGTVVTDPDILESYRFDRAADPGAGTPIAVVRPRRTEEVQAVLRWATTHRIAVVPRGMGTGLSGGATALDGGIVLSTEKMRDISVDPITRTAVVQPGLLNAEVKKAVAEYGLWYPPDPSSYEICSIGGNIATNAGGLCCVKYGVTTDYVLGLQVVLADGTAVRLGGPRLKDVAGLSLTKLFVGSEGTLGVVTEVTLKLLPAQTGACTVVATFDSVEDAANAVVAITGKIRPSMLEFMDSAAINAVEDKLKMGLDRHAAAMMVAASDDRGPAGAQDAEFMAAVFTEHAAKEVFSTSDPEEGEAFVAARRFAIPAVEAKGSLLLEDVGVPLPALAELVAGVGKIAANRDVMISVIAHAGDGNTHPLIVFDPADADMEQRAQQAFGEIMDLAVGLGGTITGEHGVGRLKRPWLAGQLGPEAMELNRRIKTALDPDGILNPGAAI
- a CDS encoding cytochrome P450 — encoded protein: MIAVLSQELPARFELADASTWADPWPMYRSLRDHDPVHHVVPADKPDHDYYVLSRHADIWAAARDHQTFSSAQGLTVNYGELDLIGLADNPPMVMQDPPVHTEFRKLVARGFTPRQVEAVEPKVREYVIERIDALRANGGGDIVAELFKPLPSMVVAHYLGVPEADRGKFDGWTDAIVAANTAEGGIGGALGTVGDALGEMMAYFTALIELRRAEPEDDTVSHLVAAGVGADGDVAGVLSVLAFTFTMVTGGNDTTTGMLGGAVQLLHQRPDQRQLLVRDPGLIGDAVDELLRLTSPVQMLGRTVTRDVTIGDTRIPEGRRAMLLYGSGNRDERHYGDDAGELDITRKPRNILTFSHGAHHCLGAAAARMQSRVALTELLSRIPDFEVDESGITWAGGSYVRRPVSVPFRVTH
- a CDS encoding TetR/AcrR family transcriptional regulator, which produces MAGDWLAGRRTEVAADRILDAAGELFAAQPAATVGMHEIAAAAGCSRATLYRYFENREALYTAYVHRESYRLYREMTEQIMSFDDPRERLIEGMVSSLRNVRESPALASWFATAQRPIGAEMAEESEVIKALTEAFVISLGPDDADLVAHRARWLVRVMTSLMLFPGHDEADERSMLEEFVVPIVLPKRSADHGAQ